The window AATTATGTTATTATGGGGACTCAACGGCTTTTTTCAGTCAATGGCCTGGGCCCCTGGTGCAAAACTAATTAACAACTGGTGGGATGAGCATGAACGTGGAAAAGCCTTTGGTTTTTATACCATGGCCGCAGGGTTATCTTCTGCGGTAACTTACTTAATCTCTATCATTCTGCTGCAACAAGGTATTGAATGGCGGATGCTTTTCAGGCTCCCTGTACTCTTGCTATTGGTTTCTGCGACCATCTTTCTAATTATAGCCAAAGATAAGCCTGAAGCTAAGCTTGATGAAAGTATGTTGGCGAAAAACGAGCAAACAGATTGGCTCGACCGCTATAAAGAGGCATTCAGGAATAAGAAATTTCTGTTTACCTCGTTGGCTTTTGGCTTTGAGAGTATGGCTCGTTACGGACTTATTTTTTGGGTGCCCGTGCATTTTCTGGGTAAAAACTGGAAAGATAATCCCGGAAATATCTGGGTTACGTTCCTGCTGCCGATCGGTATGGCGATTGGGGCCCTGTGTTTTGGTGTCTTATCGGATACACTTTTTAAAGGAAACCGGTTAAAGGCTATCGTGGTAGGTATGGCCGCCAGTGCAGCATTATCGCTGCTCATTTTCTTTGTACCATCGCAAGAGCTCGTGCTCAGCGGGGTGTTAATGTTGTTAACAGGTTTCTTTGTTTATGGGCCACAGGCTTGTTTCTGGCCATTAAGCCCCGATATGCTAGGTAACAAGCTAACGGGTACCGGTGTAGGCATTATGAACATGTGTGGTTATCTTTTTGCAGCCATAGGTGAGCCGTTTTTAGGTTATGTAATAGACGTTACCGGCGATAGCAATAATATTTTTATTGTAACTGCTCTGGCTTGCCTGATGTCGGCTACCATTGCATTTTTTGTATCCCGGTCAGGTAAAAACCACAGTTTGTCAGTTGCCGGATTTTAATGGCGCATAGCAATCCAGAGATGATTTATGAGTTTAAGAGGAATAAATAAACGTACTGTTGCCAATCTGATTGGTTTGCTCGATCAGTTGGAAGAACTTGATCGTTTATTAGGCAGCAGCGATGAAGAATGTAACGAGGTAAAGGCATTTAAACAGGATTTGAACGAAGCCTATCGGCAATATGAACGCATGCTTGCTGAAATAGCGGTGCATGTAAGTGTTTGTCAGGGTATTTATAATAAAATCAGGTTAAGGTTTATTCCTGAAAAATTAAAGGGTTTAAGACGCACGGTTCCACAAGACAGTTATGAGTTTATTTTGCTCAGGGAAAGTATTCGGAAAAGCCATTTGATATAAGGGTTGTTTGTTTTTTACTTTAAAAATAAGAACAAGACTTAAGGCTTAAATAACATAGACTTGTTGTATTCGTAATTCATACGTGCAATATTTAATACCGATATGGCCTGTGGGCACTCTACCTCGCATGCCTCAGTGTTAGAGCAGTGGCCAAAGCCTTCTGCATCCATCTGGCTTATCATATTAGCTACACGCGTTGCTGCTTCCAGTTTTCCCTGTGGTAACAAAGCCATGTGTGTAATTTTTGCTGAAGTAAATAGTGCTGCGCTTGAATTTTTACAAGTGGCTACACAGGCTCCACAGCCAATGCACGCTGCCGAATCGAAGGCATTTTCAGCAATCTGGTGCGAAATTGGAATACTATTGGCCTCAGGAGCCTGTCCGGTTGAGGTAGTAATAAAACCACCAGCCTGTATAATGCGGTCAAATCCACTCCTGTCAATTTTAAGGTCGCGAAGAATAGGAAAAGAAGCGGCCCGGAAAGGTTCGATATAAATGGTATCACCATCTTTAAAACTGCGCATATGCAACTGGCAGGTAGTAGTATTGGCTAATGGTCCATGGGCCTGCCCATTAATCATCACGCCACATTGCCCACATATTCCTTCACGGCAATCGTGATCGAATTCTATAACACGCTCTCCTTTTTGAATGAGGGTTTCGTTAAGGAGATCGATCATTTCCAGAAAGGACATGTGTTCAGATACTTCATTTAGCTGATAATCTGTCATCTTTCCGGAGCTATCCCTGTTTTCCTGCCTCCATATTTTTAAGTTCAGTTTCATAGTAAGAAATTTAAATTAACCTATTTATAACTGCGTATTGTAAGATCAACGTTTTCAAATATCAAGGGCTCTTTGTGTAATTCCTGTACCTGGTCATAGCCTTTCCATTCCCAGGCCGATACAAAACAGAAATCACGGTCATTTCTAACCGCTTCGCCATCCGCTGTCTGGTATTCCTCTCTAAAGTGTGCCCCACACGATTCCTCTCTGGTTAGCGCATCATAACACATCAGTTCGCCCAGTTCAAGGTAATCGGCTACTCTTCCTGCCTTTTCCAGCTCGCTGTTTACCTGGTTATCTCCGGTTATTTTAAGATCCTGATAAAAAGATGCTCTTAGTTCTTTAATCTCCTTAATCGCTGATAAAAGACTGGTTTTACTACGTGAGAGGCCGCATTTGTTGTACAACAATTTACCAAGAGCTTTATGGTAGTAATCGGCCGAAAGATGCCCGTTGATGTTTAAAAGCTGATCTAACTGTTTTTTAACGCTATTTTCAGCTTCAATAAAAGCAGGGTGGTCGGTATCTATTTTCACTGTATGAAGCTCTCCAGCCAAATAATCGGGAATGGTATATGGAGCAATAAAATAACCATCTACACAGGCCTGTAACAGCGAATTTGCTCCTAATCTGTTGGCCCCATGATCTGCAAAATTGGCTTCTCCTAAAGCAAATAAGCCAGGTATTGTGGTCATTAACTGGTAATCGACCCACAAACCGCCCATGGTAAAATGTGCTGCCGGCGAAATGAGCATGGGCTGCTCATATGCATTGATACCGGTTATTTTTTCGTACATGCTAAACAGGTTGCTGTACTTTTCCCTGATTTTATCTTTTCCCTGTTCACTAATGGCTTTTGAAAAATCGAGACATACTGAGTTTTTCATTGGGCCAACTCCACAACCTGCATCAATACGTTCTTTTGCGGCCCTCGAGGCAATATCACGCGGCGAAAGATTGCCAAACGCCGGATAGCGGCGTTCTAAATAATAATCTCTTTCTGTTTCGGGAATATCTTTTGGCGCTCTTGTATCATCCGCTTTACTGGGTACCCAAATCCGGCCGTCGTTCCTTAACGATTCCGACATCAGGGTTAATTTCGACTGATGTTCGCCAGATTGTGGTAAACTGGTAGGATGAAACTGAATCCAGCTCACGCCCGACATTAAGGCTCCTTTTTTGTGCGTCCGCCATATGGCAGAACTGTTGCAACCCATAGCAAGCGTAGAGAG is drawn from Pedobacter sp. HDW13 and contains these coding sequences:
- a CDS encoding MFS transporter, with translation MSNEKAISQKWKMLLVTMLCYLFFYTGRHNFGWAVKGMVASLNIPYSTIGWISFCMLIGYAIGQFINGNLADRLSPKLMVVAGAYLSIVTNIAISFSSSATVIMLLWGLNGFFQSMAWAPGAKLINNWWDEHERGKAFGFYTMAAGLSSAVTYLISIILLQQGIEWRMLFRLPVLLLLVSATIFLIIAKDKPEAKLDESMLAKNEQTDWLDRYKEAFRNKKFLFTSLAFGFESMARYGLIFWVPVHFLGKNWKDNPGNIWVTFLLPIGMAIGALCFGVLSDTLFKGNRLKAIVVGMAASAALSLLIFFVPSQELVLSGVLMLLTGFFVYGPQACFWPLSPDMLGNKLTGTGVGIMNMCGYLFAAIGEPFLGYVIDVTGDSNNIFIVTALACLMSATIAFFVSRSGKNHSLSVAGF
- a CDS encoding succinate dehydrogenase/fumarate reductase iron-sulfur subunit, which translates into the protein MKLNLKIWRQENRDSSGKMTDYQLNEVSEHMSFLEMIDLLNETLIQKGERVIEFDHDCREGICGQCGVMINGQAHGPLANTTTCQLHMRSFKDGDTIYIEPFRAASFPILRDLKIDRSGFDRIIQAGGFITTSTGQAPEANSIPISHQIAENAFDSAACIGCGACVATCKNSSAALFTSAKITHMALLPQGKLEAATRVANMISQMDAEGFGHCSNTEACEVECPQAISVLNIARMNYEYNKSMLFKP
- a CDS encoding fumarate reductase/succinate dehydrogenase flavoprotein subunit, with product MRLDAKIPLGPLADKWNNYKQHAKLVNPANRKKLDIIVVGTGLAGASCAASLAEQGYNVKSFCFQDTARRAHSVAAQGGINAAKNYKNDGDSVYRMFYDTIKGGDFRSREANVYRLAECSAALIDQAVSQGVPFAREYGGYLNNRSFGGVQVSRTFYARGQTGQQLLLGAYQALMRQEHLGKVKTYTRHEMLELVVVDGKARGIITRDLLTGKIERYAANAVVLATGGYGKVYYLSTLAMGCNSSAIWRTHKKGALMSGVSWIQFHPTSLPQSGEHQSKLTLMSESLRNDGRIWVPSKADDTRAPKDIPETERDYYLERRYPAFGNLSPRDIASRAAKERIDAGCGVGPMKNSVCLDFSKAISEQGKDKIREKYSNLFSMYEKITGINAYEQPMLISPAAHFTMGGLWVDYQLMTTIPGLFALGEANFADHGANRLGANSLLQACVDGYFIAPYTIPDYLAGELHTVKIDTDHPAFIEAENSVKKQLDQLLNINGHLSADYYHKALGKLLYNKCGLSRSKTSLLSAIKEIKELRASFYQDLKITGDNQVNSELEKAGRVADYLELGELMCYDALTREESCGAHFREEYQTADGEAVRNDRDFCFVSAWEWKGYDQVQELHKEPLIFENVDLTIRSYK